Sequence from the Rhodopirellula halodulae genome:
ACCGCCGCGATTGGTTACCATCAGGGGATCACTCCGAAACACTCGGCAAGCGATGTCAGTCACTGCATCACGACGACGGTGCTTTGGACCACGCTTTATGTGTTGGTCGTGCACTTCATCATTGCCTTGCTCGAGTTTTGAATCATCCCCGCAGGAAACACCATGGATAAAAAAGCCAAGAAGCGACTGGACGTCATCAACAAAAAACTTCAAACCCTGCGTCCGCGTTTGGCGGGTTCAAAAGAACAAGCCGATGACCTGGATGAATTGAAAGAGCTTGAAGACGAAATCAAAGCCCTCGAGGACGAAGCCGCCAAGCTCCGCGCCTCCAAGTAGGTCAAGTCTTACCTGACGTTCGTATAGTCGTTCATACGGCCCTTGTCCGGTGGAACCGGACCTACTGTCTGGCTTGTCCGGTGGAACCGGACCTACGTGTTTGAACTGTCCGGTGGAACCGGACCTACGGGTGAGCAATGTCCGGTGGAACCGGACCTACGGACTAGGATTCTTTGGTGAAACGGGATGCACGGCGATAGAAACTCATGACTCGTTCGGTGTGGCGACCTTATTGCCAAATGAAGACCGCTCCGCCGCCGATGCCGATCAGTGCAACGGAAGGTTGTGAACTCATTGGACCAAACGGCGAACGCTGGATCGACGGCATGGCGTCGTGGTGGTCCGCGTGTCATGGCTACAATCATCCGCATGTTCGATCCGCCGTCACCCGGCAACTGGAACGAATGCCGCATGTGATGTTTGGCGGGATCACTCACGAACCCGCGGAAAGACTGGCTGATCGACTCGCCGCGTTGGCCCCCGGCGATCTGAATCACGTTTTCTTTTCCGACAGTGGATCTGTGGCTGTCGAAGTCGCGATGAAGATGGCGATTGGTCATTGGCGTCGCCGCGGCCGGACCTCCCGGACGAAGTTCTTGGCCTTCCACAATGCCTATCACGGCGACACGACCGGAGCGATGTCGCTCTGCGATCCTCAACGAAGCATGCACGCGAGATACAGCGACGCGATCACGCAGCAATATCACACGCCGTTGCCTAGGGACACCGACTCCATTGAGGTATTCCATCGGACGCTGGAGCAACATGCGAATTGCATCGCGGGGGTGTTCGTTGAGCCTTTGGTGCAAGGCGCGGGAGGCATGCGTTTTCACAATGTGGACACGCTCGTGCGAATTCGCGACGCATGCCGTCAGCACGATGTGCTGTTGATCGCGGACGAAATTGCCACTGGGTTCCAACGCACCGGCAAAATGTTCGCGGTGGACCACACCGTCGATCTTGCGGACCCCGTGGTGCCGGACATCCTTTGCTTGGGCAAAGCGTTGACGGCGGGGACGATGTCCATGGCGGTGACGATCGCTCGCAGCCATGTCTTTGAATCGTTCTACGACGACGATCCGTCCGCGGCATTGATGCACGGTCCGACGTTCATGGCCAATCCGCTTGCGTGTTCAGCAGCCAACGCATCGCTCGATCTGTTCGAGCAAAACGAATATGACCTGACCGGGATAGAGAGTGTGCTGCGCGAGCGATTGTCGCCGCTACAGAAACACGACAACATCGTTGAGGTGCGGTGCATGGGGGCTGTCGGCGTGATCCAGTTCCGTGATCCTCCCAACATGCAACAGGTGCAAGACGAGTTGGTGCAGCGAGGCGTCTGGATGCGGCCCTTTGGCGACTGTCTTTACACCACGCCACCGCTGTGCATTTCCAAGGAACAACTTAGCACTGTTTGCGATGCGATGGTGCATGCCGCTCTCGCGACTCAGCCCATCGGTGCGTGAAATTCACGCGATTGCTCAGTTGCGGTGACGCGTGTGGCACTGATTGCAGGCTTCTTTCAGTCTGGCCATTGATTGCCGAAGCTCTTCCATGTCGCCTCGCGTGACTTGAGCTTCCATGGAATGGACCAGTTCTGCTGACTTCATCATCGCGGGACGCATCTCTTCGTTGCAAACCCGATGCGATTCACGAAGTGCCTCCTGCAGCAATCTCACGTCACTGACGTTCCAATCGCCGGACTTCATGGCGTCCACCAAGACTTCATAACGCACGGACGTATCGACCATGTGCGACGCCAGCGTGCTGACTTCGGCGATCTCGACCAACTCGGGTAATTCGGTCCCTGCGGGCAGCGGTTGAAAACCGTCGACGTCTCGCCACAAACCAGAATACTGAGTTCCCGTGCCAGCTTGTCGCAGCAAGTCAACGGCTTCTTTGCGATTCATCCATCCGGCCGATTGAGCAATCACCGCTGCCATCGCCGGGCCTCGGTGTTTCCCGTGATGGCAGTGAACGTACATCGGTTCGTCGATGGAACGTGTCAGTGCGAGGGCTGATCGGCAAGCTTCTTCGCCCACGCCGTCGTACCCAATCGGAATGTGAATGTAACGCAGGCCATGCTTGCGAGCGGCTTCCACATCTGGACGTTGCCCATCCACGCTGACAATCACGCGAACGCCGCGACGCTGAAGCTCTGCGTACGCTTCGTCGCCAACCGGTGCCGCACCTGACATCAACTTGGGATGAATCTCCAAGCGGTTGTGAAGCACAGATTGCTGCGAGGATGTCTCGTCTGATGCCGCGGGTTCATCGGCATTTGCCCTGGAAGTCGCCAGAAAAGATGCCGCAACCAAGGCTGCTGAAAACAACAAACAGGGCATCACCGAAGTCGGAGAAATTCGTGAGTTCATGCCGCCACTATACTGCATTTTGGAGCAGGAAAACTGAACCGTTGAAGCGATCTCCTCCCCTGCCTGCGTTGGCCAGTCCCATGAGGGTGACTCATGAGAATCAGTGGGCTGCTAGCGGCATGTTGCCTCACACCTGTCCAGTCGCGGCGGATTCCAGCGCGTCAAAGAGACTGAGCTGCACGTTCTTGGGCTTCAGCCGATCTCGCAGTCCAACGCTGTCGAGTGTCAACGGTTCGGCGTGACGATCAGCGGTGATCAAGAACGGCCTGGCTTTCTTGTAGACAATCCCAATCCTCACCAAGTCTTCGTCTCGAATCGCGTGGTGTCGTCGTGTTCGAAGAATTCGTTTTGCCCCACGTTCACCAATCCCTGGAACCCGCAGCAACATCTCACGAGGTGCAAGATTGACGTCGATCGGGAATTGCTCGCGGTTGCGAAGTGCCCACGCGAGTTTGGGATCGATCTCCAGATCCAAGTTTTTCGCTTCGCCCGTGGTCAGCTCTTCCGCATCAAAACCGTAAAAGCGAATCAACCAGTCGGCTTGGTACAAACGATGTTCGCGGACCAATGGAGGTGACTTGCCAGGTAGCCGTGCGTCCGCGTGAGGGATGGGACTGTACGCCGAATAGTAAACGCGGCGAAGCTGGTGAGCGTCGTACAGAGTCGATGCCGTGTCCAGAATGTCCGCGTCGGTCGATGGTGTCGCACCGACAATCATCTGTGTGCTTTGTCCCGCAGGCACGAACGCACTGGCTTTCATGCCGCGTTTGCGATCGGCCAGTGTTTCATCTCGCTTGACGCGAATTCGATCCATGGATCGTTCGATCGTCGGGCGTTTTTTCTCCGGTGCCAACGTTTTCAAATCGCCGACCGTTGGAAGCTCAATGTTGATGCTCAGCCGGTCGGCAAACTTCCCGGCGGTCTCGATCAAATCATCCGCGGCGTTGGGGATCGTTTTAAGGTGAATGTAGCCGCGAAAGTTTTCGTCTTCTCGAAGCTTGCGTGCGACCTCGATCATTTGCCCCATCGTGTAGTCGGAATCTTGAATGATTCCGCTGCTGAGGAACAAACCCTCGATGTAGTTGCGACGGTAAAAATCCATCGTCAACTTCACGACCTGGTCCGGAGTGAAACGGGCTCGCGGGGTGTCACTGCTGATGCGATTGACGCAGTATTGGCAATCGTAGATGCAGTGATTGGTGAGCAGGATTTTTAGCAGCGAAACGCATCGGCCATCGGGGGTGTAGGAGTGGCAAATTCCCATCCCCTCCGTGCTGCCCAAGCCACCTTTGGATTCGCGTTTGGAGCCACTGCTGGCGCACGACGCGTCGTATTTCGCTGCATCAGCGAGAATGGCCAATTTTCCATGAATGTCCGATTGGGTGGGCATGAAGTCCTTTTTTCTCTGACCAAGATTCCTGGCCCTGATCGTTTGTCCGCGAAAGCCGCCGACGCCTTTCTTTCGCCGTGACCACGATTGTCGCGACCACTATTGCCGAGTGGCCAGTTGTGGCGGTATCCCGCAAGCCTGGCGGATATCCCATCAACACAGTGTGGATAGATGGGGGTGTACCGTTAAAACCGTCAGAAGTGGACCAGACCTAACTGCAAAGAAGTTCGAGTCGCACCTTTTTCTCGGATTGCTTTGACGGCGGCGAAATGATTGGGTTTGCTGGGTGGACTCCCCGCGACTTCGCGAACGAATGCGTCACTCACACGAGAATCCCTTTGTCGTTCTACGTTTTCTTGCTGGTGCTGGTTTCACTCTGCTGCGGATCCGCTCCCGGTTGGGCTGAACCTTCGTTCCGTTCGGTGATTGCCAGCGTCGCTCTGATCGCCGGATGGACGATTCTCTGTCACACCGCGTCGCGAATGATGGTGTTGCAGGTGCGGCGAGGTTATATGCGTCTGCGTGATGCGGCGCGAATGTTGGAGATCCAATTGGACGTGTTTCGCTGGCTGGGGTTGCCGGTGATCCTGATCTGCCTGGGGGCGTTTTCCCTCGCCGCTTGGGCCGAATCGCATCCGATTTTTGGAACCAGCATGGCGTTGCAGGCCATCGTTTTGTTGGCCCCGGGAATCACCATCTTGCTAGCGACGTGGTCGGCCGAACATGTGTTTGGTGCCCGTTTGGGGCTGACCGATCCATCGCTTCGCAACTACTTCGCCTCGCTGTTGTCTGGTTTGCGAAGTGGACCCGCGTGGTTGATCCTTCCGACCATGTTGTTCTTGTTGCTAGGTGACCTGGCGGAAACCGTTGAACCTTTCACGTCGAACCGGGCGTTGCCGATTTGCATCGGGATCGGGATCGTCGCCGTGGCGTTTGCGCTGCCGTGGTTGGTTTCCAAGGTTGTTCGTCAGCAACCGATGCGGGCGGAACAACGCGATGACATCATGAATTGGCTCGGGCGTGTCGGCATGCCGACGTCCGGTTGGTCAGCGACGCGAGTGGTTCGATGGGACACGAACAGCCGAGTCTTCAACGCGTTGGTGGCTGGCATCTTTCGGCCGGGCCGGTTGCTGTTGCTTTCCGACCGAGTGCTGGATGAACTGACGCGAGGCCAACTGATGATGGTCGTGATGCACGAAGTCGCTCACGTCCGCCGTTGGCACGTCCCGATTCGCATGGCAGCGGTGGCTCCGGCGTGGTTCGTTTCCATTTGGGTTGGATCGCTGTTCCAAAATGAAGCCTGGGGGGCCACCGTCGGTGGGCTCGCAGGATTGCTGTTGACCGTTGGCACCCTGAGCTTGGTCGCATACATCACCGAATGGGACGCGGATGCGGTGGCTTGCCGGTTGGCTGTCAAAGCCTCCGCTGGTGAAGAGGGGTTGCCCGCGACGGAAGAAGAAGCGGCGGGCATGATGGCGACGGCTCTGGGACGCGTTACCGCGGGGCACCCGGCAGCACGACGAGCCAGTTGGCTGCATCCAAGCTTGGCAATGCGAGTCAAACGATTGGCCAAACCGCCTCGCATGACACTGGCGTGATCTCGGCGTCGCTGGGAAGATCCGGCGGCATTCTGCTTTCGAAATGGGGCGCCTTTCCCGGTGAAGAAAGCTGCGCGTGGTCGAGTTACGCACAGTGAAGCAAGCTGCATCGACTTCAGATAGAATGCTCGTCCCCTCAGCAGCCTCTCCTTCTGAAGACGAGCCCTCCATGCGTCCCACCTTTGCACTTGCGTCTGTCCTTGCGTTTCTGGCTTGGACCGTATCAGCCCCGCTGAACGATGTCCAAGCATCGGACTCTCAGCCCAACATCATTTTCGTCTTGTACGACGATTTGGGGTGGGGCGATTTGGGTTGCTACTACCAGAATGAATCGAAGCACGACCGAACGCATCAAACGCCGCATTGGGACGCGATGGCCGCAGAAGGTTTGCAGATGCGCAATCACTACTGTCCCGCGCCGGTCTGTGCTCCTAGTCGAGCTTCTTTGTTGACCGGTGTTCACCAAGGCCACGCCGCCATTCGTGACAACCAATTCGACAAAGCACTTCCCAATGTGCCGACGATCGCTTCCGTGTTGAAGTCGGCCGGTTACAAAACCGCATTGATCGGCAAATACGGGCTGCAAGGAAATGGCAAGAGCGCGGAGACATGGCCCGCGTATCCCACCAAGCGAGGTTTTGACGAATTCTTCGGCTACGTGCGTCACCGCGATGGTCACGTTCATTATCCAGCCGACAAATGGCCGATCGCCAACAGCGAGGGGCACGCCAACCCCGTCGAACTATGGCACAACGGCGAGGAAATCTCGTCTCAATTGAAGGGCTGTTACACGGCCGATTTGTTCACGGCGAAGTCCAAACAGTATCTGGTCGATCACCAAGCCAACTCGGCTGACCAGCCGTTCTTTTTGTATCTGGCCTACGACACACCGCACGCCGCGATCCAATATCCCGCGGCACCGTATCCCAAGGGGATGGGCGTCGAAGGAGGCGTGCAGTGGCTGGGTGAACCCGGCAACATGATCAACACGGTTGGACCAATCGACTCGTATCAACATCCGGACTATGCCAACCAAGGCTGGACCGACGCGGAAATCCGTTTTGCCACCAGCGTCCGACGGTTGGACGATTTGATGGGCGATCTGCTTCAGACCCTTCGTGATTTGGAAATGGACAAGGATACGCTGGTCGTGTTCAGCAGCGACAACGGCCCGCACAGCGAATCATACATTCGCAACGTGAACTACGACCCGACCTCGTTTCAATCGTATGGGCCGTTTGATGGCATGAAACGCGATTGCTTCGAAGGTGGAATTCGCGTTCCCACGATCGCTTGGTGGCCTGGGAAGATCGCCGCGGGGATCGATCGCAACCCAAGTCAATTTCATGACTGGCTGACCACCTTTGCCGATCTCGCCGGTGCATCCGTTCCAGCCCGAGCCGATGGCGTATCATTGGTGCCTACGTTGACGGGTGAAGGCGAGCAGACCCCGCCGACGACCTATGTCGAATATTTCAACGGTGGCAAAACACCGAACTACGACGATTACGAACCAGCTCGTCGAGGAGCCCGTCGAGGGCAAATGCAAGCGATCTTCATGGACGGTTACAAAGGCGTTCGGCACAACATTCAGTCGCACGCGGATGCGTTTGAGATTTACGACTTGGAAAACGATCCTGGTGAAGCGAACAACCTGGCTGGCACGTCGCCGAAATTCGTTCAGTTGCAACAGCGGATGCACGATCGAGTGCTGCAATTGCGATCGGTCAATGGATCCGCCCAACGTCCGTACGACAAAGAGCCCATTCCTTCCGATGATTCGCTGAACGCCGACGCGTCGATGCGGGTGACTTACAGTCCAACCAAAACGCGGGTTGTCTCGCGTTTGGACGACAGCCAATCAGTCAACGTCGACGTGGATGAAATTGATGTTGAACAGGCTTTGCGATCCGCTCGGCAAGGCAATGTGCGTGTGCAAACCGTGGTCTCGGTGGAAGAGACCGGTCGCTACGCATTGCATTTGACGGCATCGTCGGACGCGGTTCTGAGATTGCACGACGCGGCGTTGATCGACACCACCGGACAATCGAAAACCGATGTGACCGTGGAGGCCTATCTGGAAGCGGGAACTCACCCGGTTGACATGATCGTTCGTTTGGCGGGCAATGATGCCATTCCGGCATTGGGACTGACACCGTTGCCGAATGAGCCTGCTCGCAAAACATCCAAGAGAAAGAAAGCCAAATGAACGCTGACGCCGCACCACTTCGTTACGCAATTTTGGGAAGTGGTGCTGTTGGCGGTTTGTACGGTGCAATGTTAACGCGTTCCGGATGCGAAGTCCACTTCCTTTTGCATTCGGACTACGACCATGTCGTCGCCAATGGAATGAGAATCGACAGTGTGCAGGGGGATTTCATTTTGGAATCACCCCACGTGCACGCGTCGGTTGATTCGATGCCGGTTTGCGATGTGGTCATCATCGCGTTGAAGTCGACTCGCAATGCGTTGCTGGACGATTGGCTACCGAAGTTGGTCGCGGATGATGGTGTCGTGTTGACACTGCAAAACGGATTGGATGTCGAGGCCGACGTCCGCCGGACCGTTCCAGCTGGCCGCGTCCTGGGTGGCTGTTGTTTCTTGTGCAGCAACAAAGTCGGCCCCGGCCACATTCATCATCTCGATTACGGCCGCATCGCGTTTGGTGCCTACCAAGAGACCGGCGTCGATGCAATTGTTGCGGAGACGATGGGCAAGCGAATCGAAGCCGACATGCAAAACGCCGGCATCGATGCCAATTGGAGCGATGATCTGGCGAAGACACGCTGGCGAAAATTGATGTGGAACATTCCCTTCAACGGATTG
This genomic interval carries:
- a CDS encoding arylsulfatase; amino-acid sequence: MRPTFALASVLAFLAWTVSAPLNDVQASDSQPNIIFVLYDDLGWGDLGCYYQNESKHDRTHQTPHWDAMAAEGLQMRNHYCPAPVCAPSRASLLTGVHQGHAAIRDNQFDKALPNVPTIASVLKSAGYKTALIGKYGLQGNGKSAETWPAYPTKRGFDEFFGYVRHRDGHVHYPADKWPIANSEGHANPVELWHNGEEISSQLKGCYTADLFTAKSKQYLVDHQANSADQPFFLYLAYDTPHAAIQYPAAPYPKGMGVEGGVQWLGEPGNMINTVGPIDSYQHPDYANQGWTDAEIRFATSVRRLDDLMGDLLQTLRDLEMDKDTLVVFSSDNGPHSESYIRNVNYDPTSFQSYGPFDGMKRDCFEGGIRVPTIAWWPGKIAAGIDRNPSQFHDWLTTFADLAGASVPARADGVSLVPTLTGEGEQTPPTTYVEYFNGGKTPNYDDYEPARRGARRGQMQAIFMDGYKGVRHNIQSHADAFEIYDLENDPGEANNLAGTSPKFVQLQQRMHDRVLQLRSVNGSAQRPYDKEPIPSDDSLNADASMRVTYSPTKTRVVSRLDDSQSVNVDVDEIDVEQALRSARQGNVRVQTVVSVEETGRYALHLTASSDAVLRLHDAALIDTTGQSKTDVTVEAYLEAGTHPVDMIVRLAGNDAIPALGLTPLPNEPARKTSKRKKAK
- a CDS encoding M48 family metalloprotease, producing the protein MSFYVFLLVLVSLCCGSAPGWAEPSFRSVIASVALIAGWTILCHTASRMMVLQVRRGYMRLRDAARMLEIQLDVFRWLGLPVILICLGAFSLAAWAESHPIFGTSMALQAIVLLAPGITILLATWSAEHVFGARLGLTDPSLRNYFASLLSGLRSGPAWLILPTMLFLLLGDLAETVEPFTSNRALPICIGIGIVAVAFALPWLVSKVVRQQPMRAEQRDDIMNWLGRVGMPTSGWSATRVVRWDTNSRVFNALVAGIFRPGRLLLLSDRVLDELTRGQLMMVVMHEVAHVRRWHVPIRMAAVAPAWFVSIWVGSLFQNEAWGATVGGLAGLLLTVGTLSLVAYITEWDADAVACRLAVKASAGEEGLPATEEEAAGMMATALGRVTAGHPAARRASWLHPSLAMRVKRLAKPPRMTLA
- a CDS encoding adenosylmethionine--8-amino-7-oxononanoate transaminase; amino-acid sequence: MTRSVWRPYCQMKTAPPPMPISATEGCELIGPNGERWIDGMASWWSACHGYNHPHVRSAVTRQLERMPHVMFGGITHEPAERLADRLAALAPGDLNHVFFSDSGSVAVEVAMKMAIGHWRRRGRTSRTKFLAFHNAYHGDTTGAMSLCDPQRSMHARYSDAITQQYHTPLPRDTDSIEVFHRTLEQHANCIAGVFVEPLVQGAGGMRFHNVDTLVRIRDACRQHDVLLIADEIATGFQRTGKMFAVDHTVDLADPVVPDILCLGKALTAGTMSMAVTIARSHVFESFYDDDPSAALMHGPTFMANPLACSAANASLDLFEQNEYDLTGIESVLRERLSPLQKHDNIVEVRCMGAVGVIQFRDPPNMQQVQDELVQRGVWMRPFGDCLYTTPPLCISKEQLSTVCDAMVHAALATQPIGA
- a CDS encoding putative DNA modification/repair radical SAM protein, which codes for MPTQSDIHGKLAILADAAKYDASCASSGSKRESKGGLGSTEGMGICHSYTPDGRCVSLLKILLTNHCIYDCQYCVNRISSDTPRARFTPDQVVKLTMDFYRRNYIEGLFLSSGIIQDSDYTMGQMIEVARKLREDENFRGYIHLKTIPNAADDLIETAGKFADRLSINIELPTVGDLKTLAPEKKRPTIERSMDRIRVKRDETLADRKRGMKASAFVPAGQSTQMIVGATPSTDADILDTASTLYDAHQLRRVYYSAYSPIPHADARLPGKSPPLVREHRLYQADWLIRFYGFDAEELTTGEAKNLDLEIDPKLAWALRNREQFPIDVNLAPREMLLRVPGIGERGAKRILRTRRHHAIRDEDLVRIGIVYKKARPFLITADRHAEPLTLDSVGLRDRLKPKNVQLSLFDALESAATGQV
- a CDS encoding putative 2-dehydropantoate 2-reductase produces the protein MNADAAPLRYAILGSGAVGGLYGAMLTRSGCEVHFLLHSDYDHVVANGMRIDSVQGDFILESPHVHASVDSMPVCDVVIIALKSTRNALLDDWLPKLVADDGVVLTLQNGLDVEADVRRTVPAGRVLGGCCFLCSNKVGPGHIHHLDYGRIAFGAYQETGVDAIVAETMGKRIEADMQNAGIDANWSDDLAKTRWRKLMWNIPFNGLSVVLDASTDQIIGSEPGRALANRLITEVHAGAAACGVEIDSKAIRATMEHTETMVPYDSSMRLDFLAKRPMEVEAIFGNPLRAIGDRASEIAPSVCMLYEQLAFYNETICQSA